The genomic window CATTCTGATTTTTTCATTTTCTAGAGTTCCCTCCTTCCTTTTTATTTCGTCCATATGAGCCTTTAATACCTTCAACGCTCGATGCTGAGTTGTCTTTACTTTACTTTCTGTCCATCCGAGAGCTTGGGCTGACTCTGTAATGGAAAGCTCATGAATGTATCTCATAACAATGACCATTCTTTGATCTACTGTACAATGGTCAAGGCATTTGTAAATATATTGAATTTCTTCATTTTGAACAATAATTTCTTCTGGAATGGGGTATTCATCCTTTACTTGTTGTGTAGACCAGTCGAATTTTTCAAGAAGCCGCTGCTTCCAGCCCTTCTGTTTGCGGAAAGAATCGATAGCCACGTTTCTTGCAATGGAAAACAACCAAGTCTTTTCACTGCTTTTTCCTTCGAATTTTTCATATGATTTTAGAACTCTTATATACACCTCTTGGACAAGGTCCTCGGCAAGTTCCCTATTTTTGACCATATAAAAAAGAAATTGAAAAACGTCATGATGATATTTTCTATATAATTCATCAAAAACGGAGTCCATTCGTTTCCCTCCCCGTTTAATTTAATAGTCGTAAAAATTCTAGAAAAGGTTACAAACCTGAAAACAATCCTCACGCCCTATTATCTTTTAATTTGATAAAAAAAGGAAGGATTTTTAAATAAATCCTTCCAACATAGAATTTGAAACATACATTCAAGTAAATAATATTAGATGTTTCCCATGTATCAAGAACAATCGGCATGTTTTTCTAAATTACTCTATAATTCGAGGGATAAAGAGAGAAAATGTCGTTCCTTGACCTATCTTACTCTGAACAGTTATTTGACCTTTATGTGCGTGAATAATATTCTTCGCAATAGCAAGTCCAAGACCAGTTCCGGATCGTCCCCTCGTTCTAGCTTTATCAGCTTTATAGAAGCGTTCAAAGACGAAAGGTAAATCCTCTTCGGGAATCCCTGATCCGGAATCTTCCACCTCTATATAAAGGCCCTTTTCATCATTCCTCTCTGAAACTATAACCTTGCCTAAATTTGGGGTGTGCCGAATTCCATTATCAATTAAGTTAGTTAATACTTGCTCTATTCCGTCTGGATCAAATCTTAACCAGGCCGACTGTTCACTAAGCTGTAAATCAAGATGAATTTCCTGTTCCTTTGCTAATCCCTGGAACTTACGAACTACTTTCTGCAGAAATGGTTTGACCTCGATTTCCTCCATTGTTAGCTGGATATGACCTGCTTCCATTCTTGCAAGATCTAAGAGCTCGTTCACCAACCGGCCCATTCTTAACGATTCATCATAAATGACACTTGCCATTTCTTTCTTTTCCTCATCCGTACTGGCAATATCATCGACAATGGCTTCGCTATATCCTTGCATCATGGCAATGGGTGTTCTAAGCTCATGTGAAACATTTGCAATAAAATCCTGCCTTAGCTTATCAAGCTTTCTTTCTTCAGTCATATCCCTGATAACGGCAACAGCGCCGCGGATATATTTATCATTATATAATGGACTAACAATCATTACCCAGAAACGGCCCTGAATAGAAATTTCCCCAACTTGCTCCTTCTCTGTACTTACTGCCAGCTGAAAGAGCTCCATTACCTTAGATGGTACTGCTTGAGTATCTTTCTTCACTTCATCCTGTTCGTAATACCAATTACGCAAAAAGCGGTCAGCAGGGGGATTTGTGATTAAAATCGTTCCATCTCTATTAAAAGTGATAACTCCATCCGCCATTCCACTGAGAATACTAGCAAGCTGTTCTTTTTCCTGACTAAGGGCAGCCATATTAAATTTGAGCTGCTTTCCCATTTGATTAAAGGCGATAGCCAATTCCCCCATTTCGTCTTGAGAAGGATAAGGTATCTCCGTATCAAATTTCCCTCTAGCTACCTCAAAGGCAGCTTCACGCATTTTCCGAAGAGGAGCAGTAATCCGTGTGGATAAGAAAAATGCAAAAATGGTCGTTAAAATGATGGCAACACCTGCTGCAAGAAAAATGAATTTCGTTGTTGTGCGCGTTGTTTCCTCTACAACCTCAAGCGATTGATAAATATAAACAGCCCCATTTTCACTAGTAGACCCCTTTAGTGGAACACCGATTATTAAAACCTGGGAATCATTGGTGTTTTTTTCCTTATCAGCAGTAAATACAGACATTTTCTTCACTGTTTTATTTTCAGTGATTACCTTTTCCAAGTCAGCATCCTTTGTCAGATAGGTAATGGGAAGCTTGAAGTCTTGATTATCATTTGGTGAATAATAATATTCATTTGGATTCGTCACAATTACTACTTCCGTGACATCATCCACTAATTCCCAAGAAATCTCAAGGCCAATATTCAGTTCATGTTCATCTAAAATCCTGGAAATTTTTTGGGCCGTATTTGTAAGCCCTCTTTCCATTTCGTTAATATGATAGTTTTCAAAAAACTCCAACAGCATAATAGTTAAAATAAAAAGTACTAAAGATACGAGTAAAAGAATTGTAACCCAAACTTTACCTACAACACTTCGCCAAAGCATCATTCATTAATAACCTCGAACTTGTAGCCGACACCCCAAACCGTTACAATCATTTTTGCAGCTTGCTCAGAAACTTTATTTAACTTTTCACGTAAGCGCTTAACATGTGTGTCAACAGTCCGCAGATCCCCAAAAAACTCATAATGCCACACTTCCTTGAGTAATTGTTCGCGATCAAAGACTTTATCCGGTGATTTTGCAAGGAAATACAGTAATTCATATTCTTTCGGTGTTAAACTTACCTCTTTCCCGTCAGCAAGTACTCTATGTGCATCATGATCAATGGTTAAATGAGAGAAGACAATAATATCTTTCGCAGCTGCTTCGGTTTGAATATACGTTGTTTTAGATGCACGGCGCAATAGTGCTTTAACACGTAAGACTACCTCTCTTGGGCTGAATGGCTTAACAATATAGTCATCGGTACCTGCTTCAAAGCCTTGTACTCTATTTACTTCCTCGCCTTTTGCAGTGAGCATGATAATTGGCGTAGCTTTCTTTTCTCTTAATTCCTTGCAAACTTCAATTCCATCCTTACCTGGCATCATTAAGTCGAGGAGGATGATATCGTAATCATTTGCTAGACCTTTTGTTAATGCCTCATTTCCATCTCCAGCCTCATCGATAATAAAGTTTTCTCTTTCTAAATACATCTTTAATAAACGTCTGATTCTCTCCTCGTCATCAACCACTAAAATCCTTACGTCTTTTTCCATAGCCACATATCCCCCTTTATATTTCCGCTAATGAATAGAACTTTTTGAAATAAGCCTCCACAAAGTGAAGGCTTTTTTTAGGTAAACTAAATGAATCTGATAAAAACAAAATGACCCGATTTAAGATCCTGCGTATGAATGCAAACCAGCGATTACTAGGTTAACTGCCACTAAATTAAACATGATAATAACAAAGCCGATAACGGCAAGCCATGCAGATTTTTCACCGTGCCAGCCTTTAGATAACCGGAGGTGAAGAAAGGCTGCATAGAAAAGGAATGTAATAAGTGCCCATACTTCCTTTGGATCCCATCCCCAAAAGCGAGTCCAGGCTATTTGGGCCCATATCATCGCAAATACTAAACCACCCAGCGAGAAAATTGGAAATCCAATTAGTACAGACCGATAACCAATCTCATCAACTAAATCAAGATTGATTTTTCTTACGATTGGCTGTAATGCAGCTCCTATACGTTTCCTTAGCACAAGTCTAAATAATAAATATAATATAATCCCTGCTCCTAATGACCAAATAACTGTATTTAATTTTTTCGCATTAATAATGGCAGGAACTTCAACAATTGGCTCAAACTTTCCAGCTGTAACAAGTTCACCTTCATGAGGACCCGTTATTGCAGGCATCCCATATTCGAATGTAGCATTCTGTCCTTCTTTATTAATCCAATTAAATTCAGCTTTATAATCCATTGCAGAGAAGCTGGTAGATATAATTATATAACCAAGTGTGCAGGTTAAGCCGAACATAACAACCTCTAACCAAACAGTACGTTTGCTAGATTTTGTCTGATCAACAGCTTTCACTAAATAAAGAATTCCTGCCACAAAACTAATTGATAATATCGCTTGTCCCACAGCCGTTGTTATAACGTGAATATATAGCCAGTCACTTTGCAATGCAGGAATTAGAGGTGAAATGTCTCTAGGGAACATGCTTGCATATGCAATTAGCAGCAAGGCTACTGGCATTGTAAATAATCCCAATAAAGGAGTTTTGTAAATAAAGTAAATAATAATAAAAGCACCAACGAGAGACATTCCAAAGAATGTCACAAATTCAAACATGTTGCTAACTGGGGCGTGTCCAGCTGCAATCCAACGAGTGATAAAATAGCCTAATTGAGCAACAAAGCCGATTATACTTACTAAGAGGCCAAGCTGCGCCCATCTGTTTGGCCCTTTTTTCTCGTTCCTCTTATCCTTAATTGAGCCTGCAAATAGCACAGTGGCAATAATGTAAAGAATAAAAGCTGTATATAATAAATTACCGCTTAGATTAACCAACCTAGGGTTCCCTCCTTATGCTGTTTTTTCATTTTCTGTTTGGTCAAGGGGCTCTTTAATACTAGTTCCCTCTAAAACAGCTTGTATTTCTCTCTTTAATCCGTGCCAGTTTTTATTTGTATGTCCAGCTACCCAAACCTCTCCATTTATCCTGCGAACCCATATGCGGCGGTGCGTCCAATAAGAGCCTTGAGCAACCCCAATCATGAAAATCAATCCGCCTAATGCGATGATCCAGAGTGTTAAATCTTTGCGGACAGTTAAAGCTGTAACATTTTTCGTTTCTACACCTTTAAAAGCAATTTTATAGTTGTTATCCCCAAATGGCTCGATTGTCTGACGGATGGCTACAAAACTGATTTCTCCTTCTGGCTTATCTGGAGTAATCATTTTAAATACGAAAGCAGGATTGTTAGGAATTCTCGATTTTGTTATTGGCTCTCCACTTTTATCAAATTCAAAGTCTGGGAAATAACTCATAACTTCAACAGAATACCCTTTTCCTAAATCATATTTATCCTTTGGATCAAATAAATCTACTGTTAGATTTCCGTATTCCTCATTCGTTTGTTTATTAGCAAGAGCAAAAGTCATTTTATTTAGTTCATCAAGTTTATATTCAACTTGATATAAGGCAAAGCTTTCAAACTTTAATGGATCGTTTACACGAATCTCGTAATCCTTTACTTTTTCGAGCTCAGGCTTTTCCCCAGCAATTGCTTCCCCTTTTCTTTTGTATAGAGTTACATTAGATTGGAAATTTTTAGCGACCATTCCGGTTTTTTCAAGCGCAGCATCAAAAACCTCTTTATCTTTATCTTTCTCATAAACTTCAAGGATAAAACGGTCATTTTTCAAGTAATATTCCCCGTGCGTTTCCGGAATAACTTTCGTTTCACCTTCACGAAGCCACAGGACCTTGTCAACATACATGCCAGGGACAAAACGAAGCATCCCGCCAATTAGAAAAATTATTAAGCCAATATGGTTAACATAAGGGCCCCATCTTGAAAACCGCCCTTTTTCAGCAAGGATATTTCCCTCTTCTTCGCGAATATTGTATCGTTTAGCTTTCAACTTTTCTTTTACTTTTTCATATGAATGATCAAGATTTGTTACTTCCGAAATGCCAAACAGGCGCTGACGCTTTAAGAATCCTTCATGTCTGGTAACACGCTGAGCCTTTAAAGCGCGATAAAGCGGAATAACGCGGTCTAAGCTACAAATAACAAGTGAAATCCCTATTGATGCAATTAATATTAAATACCACCAAGAGCTGTAAAGATTATGGAACCCAAGCTCATAATATAACTTACCAATCCATCCATACTGATCTTCATAATACTCGTTAGCAGGCATAACAGGCGGAATATACATTTCTTGTGGCAGTATAGTTCCAAGTGCAGAGGCAACTAGTGTGATAACAATCAGCCACACCCCAACCTTCACGGATGAAAAGAAATTCCAAACTTTATCTACAATTGTCTTGTTGTAAGTTTGCGAACGGCGGGCACTCCCCTCATAGCGCATATCTACAAGTTTCTTCTCTTTCTCATGCTCTTCAAGAATTCTCCCGCATGCTTCACAAAGAATCGTTCCATGCGGGTTTACATGTCCGCATTCACATTTTACGTCTTTCATTTTTAAAAACTCCCTATATCTTATGGTTTAACCTGCTCCATCATATCTCTAATCATGTCTTCTGAAAGCTCTCCGGTATGATATTTAACGACTTTTCCATCCTTATCAATCATATATGTAGCAGGAAGAGGACTTATTTTATATGCGGTTTGCACTTGACCATCCGTATCTTTTAATATAGGAAAAGTTAAGTTATGTTTATCTGAAAATTTCTGTACAGCCAGATCCGATTCACCTACATTGACAGCTAGAATCGTTACGCCTTTGTCTTTAAATTCCTTATATTGATTATCCATATAAGGCATCTCACGTTCACATGGCTTACACCAAGTACCCCAGAAATTTAAAAAGACCCCTTGTCCTTCATAATCGGATAAACGATGTTTTTCACCGTTCATATCCATAAGGACAAAATCAGGTGCTTTTTCACCAATTGCTACTTTCTTAACATCATCCTTCGTAAAGTTTGCATATAAAGTGTAAGCGACAGTGGCGCCTAATATAAGCAATATGATTGTCCTTATAACTAAACGCTTTTTTTTCATTCATATATCCCCTTTTAAAACATGATTCATGAAGCTTTATGCACCCATTATTTCTATGATAACTAACGAGAATAACAGAGAAGCTCCTATTAATTATAGCATTTATCACCATTATGATAATGTTTACAATATGAAGGAAGTGTGACTATTCTATGAAATTTAATTAAAAACCTATTTTGCTTGAGCAAGTACACGGAGCTGTTTTACTTCATGAGCTGTTAATTCTCTCGCTTCTCCTGCTTTTAGCCCATGAAGTGTAAGTGTTCCATATCTTTCGCGTTTTAATTTCATTACTGGGTGTCCAATTGCTTCAAGCATTCTTCTTACTTGGCGGTTTCGTCCTTCATGGATTGTTAGTTCGATAATGGCTGTTTGCTTCTTCTTATCCATCGATAGCATTTTTACGCGTGCAGGTGCTGTCATTCCATCTTCCAGCTTAATACCTTTTTCCAAACTTCGCGTTTTTTCACGTGATGGAATTCCTTTTACCTTCGCTACATATACCTTCTCTACTTGGCTTTTCGGATGCATAAGTAAATTGGCAAATTCCCCATCGTTCGTTAGTAAAAGAAGGCCAGATGTATCATAATCTAACCGGCCAACTGGGTAAATTCTCTGTTCAATATTTGCTAAATAATCTGTAACAACTTTTCTGCCTTTGTCATCTTGAACACTGGAAATAACTCCCCTTGGTTTATAAAGAAGGAAATATACCGGCTCTTCCCTTTCAATAGGAATTCCGTTTACCTCCACTTTATCAGAGGAAGTAACTTTGACACCAAGCTCCTTCACAATTTTACCGTTTACTTTAACATGTCCTTCAACAATTAACTGCTCAGCCTTTCTTCTTGAAGCAAAACCAGCATGTGCAATCACTTTTTGTAATCTTTCCAATTATGTCACCCCAACTTAAAATGCTTTCATATAAGGATTTTACCTAATTCTATCCTTTTGAATTATGACATAAATCAAGCTTTTTTCAAAGTAAGGGTTTTTTAGCAAAAAAAAGATACCATTTCGGAGGTATCTTCGTACAAAACTATTTACATACCGAAAACAAGTGTCACGACAATGATAGCTGCAATTATTCCGACCAAATCTGCCAATAATCCCACTTTTAATGCATCCCCCATTTTTTTTATTCCAACTGCTCCAAAATAAACAGTTAAAACATAAAATGTCGTATCTGTGCTTCCTTGAAGGACGGATGCAAGACGGCCTATGAAAGAATCAGGTCCGTATGTAGCGATAAGATCACTTGTCATGCCAAGTGCAGCAGAGCCTGAAATCGGGCGGATAATAGCAAGTGGAAAGATTTCAGGAGGTACACCAATTGCTTCAAGTGCTGGCCTAATTAACTCAACGAAATATTCCAAAGCCCCTGATGCACGAAAGATGGAGATCGCAACTAGCATGCCAACAAGAAAAGGTATGATCGATACAGCAATTTTTATTCCTTCTTTTCCCCCGTCTACAAAGCTTTCATAAGTGGGAACACGCTTAATAGTCCCATATAATAATATGAAGCCAATAAGGACGGGAATAAACCATAGAGAGATAACAGATACAATTTGCATGCAGCTTCATCCTTTTCTTGTTCTTCGATAATAGAAATACCGATCAATTAAGATAGCCCCGATAGCCGAGCTTATGGATGCAATTAATGTTGGACCGACAATCTCTGTTGGTGAAACGGATTCATACTTCATCCGTATGGCAATAACCATCGTTGGAATAAGGGTGATGCTTGACGTATTTATAGCAAGGAAAGTGATCATCGAGCGGGTAGCTTCATTTTTTCCTCCGTTTAAATTTTTTAATTCTTCCATTGCCTTTATCCCAAGAGGTGTGGCTGCATTTCCTAACCCGAACATATTTGCCATCATATTGGATAGAATATACCCCATTGCTGGATGATTTGTAGGTACCTCGGGAAAGAGCCGTTTTACTATCGGTTTAAAAACTTGAGAAAGTTTATTTAATAGCCCAGCATTCTCTGCAATTTTCATCATTCCTAACCAGAATACGAGAATACTAATTAAGCCAATACAGAGGGTAACAGCCTCAGCTGCACCTTTGAAAACCGCCTCATTTACTTCATTCATCGTCCCATTTACCATAGCAAAAACAATGCCAATTAACGCCATCAATGCCCAAATAATATTAATCATTGTCTTTCACACCAACGATAGAAATAAAAATATTTCTAAAAATGCCAAAAAAGGAACCCTTCTCTTTCGTTCTTTCCTGTTTAAAATAGATAGGTAATGTTTTTAATGGGCGGTTATCAAAATAAACAGTCGCCTTACCAACAATATCAGGAATGTTCTCTCCGTCCTCCCACTTCCTGTCGGGCTTCATCATTTTATATTCAATCTCGAAAAGGTCTTTCTCATCCCTTGTAATGGGGTAATTGAAACCAGCCTCCAAAAACACTTTCTTTTTATAAACCTTGTCCTTTATTTCCTTAATGATACCCTTCGGCAAAACCTCTGTTAAACTGTAGTTTTTAAAACCCATTTCATACATTTGGATATGATCATTCCAATCCGATTGTCCAGTCGCATTTAACGTTACAGCGATTAAATCAAGCTCTCCCTTGGAAGCAGTTGTGACTAAAGTCCGTTTTGCCCGCTTCGTAAATCCGGTTTTTCCGCCTGTACAATATTCATAATCTGAAAGTAAGCGATTTTTATTCGTCCATTTTCGATCCCAGCTTTCATTAGGATGCGGTGTCTTATGAACTTTTGTACCGGAAATTTTGCCATATTCTTTATTATTCATTGCATAACGGGTTAATAATGCCATATCATACGCTGTTGAATAGTGATTTTCATGATCATCGAGCCCATGGGGGTTCGCGAAATGGGTATTTTCCATTCCAATTTCCTCCGCTTTTTGATTCATTAAAAAAACAAAGCCGTCTAAGCTCCCCCCAATATGTTCTGCAATGGCAACTGCCGCATCATTCCCTGAACGGAGCATCAAACCATAAACTAAATCCTCCAATTTAATTTTCTCCCCAGGTATTAAATAAATGGATGATCCCTCTGCCCTCACTGCTTTCTCACTAACCTTCACCATCTCGTCCATTTTCCCCGATTCAATGGCCAAAATCGCAGTCATAATTTTAGTGATGCTGGCTATTCTTCTCGGTGTAAACGCATCTTTTTCAAATAATATTCTTCCAGATCCCTGCTCCATCACAATAGCACTGCGCGCACTTACATTAACAGAAGCTTTTGCCTTCTGCGGAATCAATCCGGCTAAGAGTACAGCTATCAATGGAAAGATCAAAAGATTTTTAAATTTTTTCATTGTAAAACCCCGTCTCCTGTAGCATTTCTTATGTCTAGCTCCTGCACCTAGGAGCCCGAGCTTTCTTTTTGTCTAGCTCCAGCGCCTAGCCCCAACGTATAGGACGTACTAGTGTCGACATTGCGACAGGACGTCGCGTTTTTGTCGACCTCGAGGTCATAAGCCAATTAGTCAAGAAGGGAAGGAACACCCCTTCTCGCCTGCTTGGCTTATGCTTGTCGGGGCTGGACACAAAGGAAAGCTTCTGCGAATATTCATCGCAGGAACAATTGTCCTTTGATTGTTCCGAAGTCGCTTCCGCTTTTCTTAGTACAATTTTATGCGGGACAAGCGGGGTTATGACAAAAAACACGAACTTGAGGGCAGTACCTCTTCGTAAATAAGAAGTGTTTAAAAAACAGAAAAGCGAAAAACTAAATGTTTTCCGCTAACTCTAATCGATTAATATGGTTTCCATTTTAGCTCTGATGCGATTCGGAAACGCTCCTCAACATTTTTCCAATTCACAAGATTCCACCAGTTATTTA from Bacillus sp. DTU_2020_1000418_1_SI_GHA_SEK_038 includes these protein-coding regions:
- the resA gene encoding thiol-disulfide oxidoreductase ResA yields the protein MKKKRLVIRTIILLILGATVAYTLYANFTKDDVKKVAIGEKAPDFVLMDMNGEKHRLSDYEGQGVFLNFWGTWCKPCEREMPYMDNQYKEFKDKGVTILAVNVGESDLAVQKFSDKHNLTFPILKDTDGQVQTAYKISPLPATYMIDKDGKVVKYHTGELSEDMIRDMMEQVKP
- the sigX gene encoding RNA polymerase sigma factor SigX; this translates as MDSVFDELYRKYHHDVFQFLFYMVKNRELAEDLVQEVYIRVLKSYEKFEGKSSEKTWLFSIARNVAIDSFRKQKGWKQRLLEKFDWSTQQVKDEYPIPEEIIVQNEEIQYIYKCLDHCTVDQRMVIVMRYIHELSITESAQALGWTESKVKTTQHRALKVLKAHMDEIKRKEGTLENEKIRMD
- the rluB gene encoding 23S rRNA pseudouridine(2605) synthase RluB yields the protein MERLQKVIAHAGFASRRKAEQLIVEGHVKVNGKIVKELGVKVTSSDKVEVNGIPIEREEPVYFLLYKPRGVISSVQDDKGRKVVTDYLANIEQRIYPVGRLDYDTSGLLLLTNDGEFANLLMHPKSQVEKVYVAKVKGIPSREKTRSLEKGIKLEDGMTAPARVKMLSMDKKKQTAIIELTIHEGRNRQVRRMLEAIGHPVMKLKRERYGTLTLHGLKAGEARELTAHEVKQLRVLAQAK
- a CDS encoding nucleoside recognition domain-containing protein — encoded protein: MINIIWALMALIGIVFAMVNGTMNEVNEAVFKGAAEAVTLCIGLISILVFWLGMMKIAENAGLLNKLSQVFKPIVKRLFPEVPTNHPAMGYILSNMMANMFGLGNAATPLGIKAMEELKNLNGGKNEATRSMITFLAINTSSITLIPTMVIAIRMKYESVSPTEIVGPTLIASISSAIGAILIDRYFYYRRTRKG
- a CDS encoding cytochrome c biogenesis protein ResB — encoded protein: MKDVKCECGHVNPHGTILCEACGRILEEHEKEKKLVDMRYEGSARRSQTYNKTIVDKVWNFFSSVKVGVWLIVITLVASALGTILPQEMYIPPVMPANEYYEDQYGWIGKLYYELGFHNLYSSWWYLILIASIGISLVICSLDRVIPLYRALKAQRVTRHEGFLKRQRLFGISEVTNLDHSYEKVKEKLKAKRYNIREEEGNILAEKGRFSRWGPYVNHIGLIIFLIGGMLRFVPGMYVDKVLWLREGETKVIPETHGEYYLKNDRFILEVYEKDKDKEVFDAALEKTGMVAKNFQSNVTLYKRKGEAIAGEKPELEKVKDYEIRVNDPLKFESFALYQVEYKLDELNKMTFALANKQTNEEYGNLTVDLFDPKDKYDLGKGYSVEVMSYFPDFEFDKSGEPITKSRIPNNPAFVFKMITPDKPEGEISFVAIRQTIEPFGDNNYKIAFKGVETKNVTALTVRKDLTLWIIALGGLIFMIGVAQGSYWTHRRIWVRRINGEVWVAGHTNKNWHGLKREIQAVLEGTSIKEPLDQTENEKTA
- a CDS encoding ATP-binding protein → MMLWRSVVGKVWVTILLLVSLVLFILTIMLLEFFENYHINEMERGLTNTAQKISRILDEHELNIGLEISWELVDDVTEVVIVTNPNEYYYSPNDNQDFKLPITYLTKDADLEKVITENKTVKKMSVFTADKEKNTNDSQVLIIGVPLKGSTSENGAVYIYQSLEVVEETTRTTTKFIFLAAGVAIILTTIFAFFLSTRITAPLRKMREAAFEVARGKFDTEIPYPSQDEMGELAIAFNQMGKQLKFNMAALSQEKEQLASILSGMADGVITFNRDGTILITNPPADRFLRNWYYEQDEVKKDTQAVPSKVMELFQLAVSTEKEQVGEISIQGRFWVMIVSPLYNDKYIRGAVAVIRDMTEERKLDKLRQDFIANVSHELRTPIAMMQGYSEAIVDDIASTDEEKKEMASVIYDESLRMGRLVNELLDLARMEAGHIQLTMEEIEVKPFLQKVVRKFQGLAKEQEIHLDLQLSEQSAWLRFDPDGIEQVLTNLIDNGIRHTPNLGKVIVSERNDEKGLYIEVEDSGSGIPEEDLPFVFERFYKADKARTRGRSGTGLGLAIAKNIIHAHKGQITVQSKIGQGTTFSLFIPRIIE
- a CDS encoding D-alanyl-D-alanine carboxypeptidase family protein gives rise to the protein MKKFKNLLIFPLIAVLLAGLIPQKAKASVNVSARSAIVMEQGSGRILFEKDAFTPRRIASITKIMTAILAIESGKMDEMVKVSEKAVRAEGSSIYLIPGEKIKLEDLVYGLMLRSGNDAAVAIAEHIGGSLDGFVFLMNQKAEEIGMENTHFANPHGLDDHENHYSTAYDMALLTRYAMNNKEYGKISGTKVHKTPHPNESWDRKWTNKNRLLSDYEYCTGGKTGFTKRAKRTLVTTASKGELDLIAVTLNATGQSDWNDHIQMYEMGFKNYSLTEVLPKGIIKEIKDKVYKKKVFLEAGFNYPITRDEKDLFEIEYKMMKPDRKWEDGENIPDIVGKATVYFDNRPLKTLPIYFKQERTKEKGSFFGIFRNIFISIVGVKDND
- the ccsB gene encoding c-type cytochrome biogenesis protein CcsB, whose translation is MVNLSGNLLYTAFILYIIATVLFAGSIKDKRNEKKGPNRWAQLGLLVSIIGFVAQLGYFITRWIAAGHAPVSNMFEFVTFFGMSLVGAFIIIYFIYKTPLLGLFTMPVALLLIAYASMFPRDISPLIPALQSDWLYIHVITTAVGQAILSISFVAGILYLVKAVDQTKSSKRTVWLEVVMFGLTCTLGYIIISTSFSAMDYKAEFNWINKEGQNATFEYGMPAITGPHEGELVTAGKFEPIVEVPAIINAKKLNTVIWSLGAGIILYLLFRLVLRKRIGAALQPIVRKINLDLVDEIGYRSVLIGFPIFSLGGLVFAMIWAQIAWTRFWGWDPKEVWALITFLFYAAFLHLRLSKGWHGEKSAWLAVIGFVIIMFNLVAVNLVIAGLHSYAGS
- a CDS encoding spore maturation protein; the encoded protein is MQIVSVISLWFIPVLIGFILLYGTIKRVPTYESFVDGGKEGIKIAVSIIPFLVGMLVAISIFRASGALEYFVELIRPALEAIGVPPEIFPLAIIRPISGSAALGMTSDLIATYGPDSFIGRLASVLQGSTDTTFYVLTVYFGAVGIKKMGDALKVGLLADLVGIIAAIIVVTLVFGM
- a CDS encoding response regulator transcription factor; protein product: MEKDVRILVVDDEERIRRLLKMYLERENFIIDEAGDGNEALTKGLANDYDIILLDLMMPGKDGIEVCKELREKKATPIIMLTAKGEEVNRVQGFEAGTDDYIVKPFSPREVVLRVKALLRRASKTTYIQTEAAAKDIIVFSHLTIDHDAHRVLADGKEVSLTPKEYELLYFLAKSPDKVFDREQLLKEVWHYEFFGDLRTVDTHVKRLREKLNKVSEQAAKMIVTVWGVGYKFEVINE